The following coding sequences lie in one Silene latifolia isolate original U9 population chromosome 5, ASM4854445v1, whole genome shotgun sequence genomic window:
- the LOC141656111 gene encoding uncharacterized protein LOC141656111 produces the protein MHLSLSHSFTPPFHSFIQTTPPPLTSRLHRPPHHHDTTTSPSASPPQHLHLHLPTNHQIRMSNSEDYIMTSLGRTKDRRVTSSKRRIPLPLAPRRGRGRGRGKGIEIRPSVDPTPDATSEPVMTEMDFPSAFYRQPLGDSDVEEEEHFDHVVEQDDDDEEEEEEEEEEEEEDDDSRFLDEEAAGLPPKKVVRDGRGRYVPLGDGSSSSTGRKKTKTQDNSWRLTGPVEGGPSVLSVLRSFGGHVAYGSWTGQGMRSWITCYERPGALEKLSKIKVRDGVMERVSRSGLGHLRHSLMTGLDENLISAFVERWQPDTNTFHMPFGEITILLHDVEKILGIRVDGTRVMEDGTTREEIGLKGKVATLFGLPLKEVKPPLYKGGGPTV, from the exons atgcatctctctctctctcactcatTCACTCCTCCTTTTCACTCTTTCATTCAAACGACTCCACCGCCCCTCACCTCACGACTCCACCGCCCACCACACCACCACGACACGACCACATCCCCGTCTGCATCACCACCGCaacacctccacctccacctcccAACAAACCACCAAATTCGA ATGTCGAACAGCGAAGATTACATTATGACTTCACTAGGTCGTACGAAAGATCGAAGAGTAACGAGCTCTAAGCGGCGTATCCCTTTACCGTTAGCTCCTCGTCGTGGTCGGGGTAGGGGCAGGGGTAAGGGCATCGAAATACGCCCTTCTGTTGACCCTACTCCCGACGCTACTTCCGAGCCCGTTATGACCGAGATGGATTTTCCGAGTGCGTTTTATAGGCAGCCATTAGGCGATTCTGATGTTGAGGAGGAAGAGCATTTTGACCATGTGGTTGagcaagatgatgatgatgaggaggaggaagaggaggaggaggaggaggaagaggaggacgaTGACTCTCGTTTTCTTGACGAGGAGGCCGCCGGACTACCACCCAAGAAGGTGGTACGGGATGGTAGAGGTCGATATGTGCCGCTTGGTGACGGTTCATCTAGTAGCACGGGGAGGAAGAAGACAAAGACTCAGGATAATTCTTGGCGTCTTACGGGTCCGGTTGAGGGTGGTCCGAGTGTCCTTAGCGTCCTACGTAGCTTTGGTGGCCACGTAGCTTATGGTAGTTGGACCGGTCAGGGAATGAGATCGTGGATCACGTGTTACGAGAGACCGGGTGCTTTAGAGAAGTTAAGTAAGATAAAGGTCCGTGACGGTGTTATGGAGAGAGTTAGTAGGAGTGGCCTTGGTCATTTGAGGCATTCTTTGATGACCGGTTTGGACGAGAACCTCATTAGCGCTTTTGTAGAGAGGTGGCAGCCCGACACCAACACTTTTCATATGCCGTTTGGTGAGATTACTATCTTGTTGCATGATGTTGAGAAGATCCTTGGGATACGGGTGGATGGCACGAGGGTTATGGAGGACGGTACTACGAGGGAGGAGATCGGTTTGAAGGGGAAGGTGGCCACTTTATTTGGATTGCCTCTGAAAGAGGTGAAACCACCGTTGTACAAGGGTGGTGGACCGACGGTTTAA